Proteins encoded together in one Impatiens glandulifera chromosome 1, dImpGla2.1, whole genome shotgun sequence window:
- the LOC124922360 gene encoding dof zinc finger protein DOF3.1-like → MIQELFGTNASSLLRGERKISNIPTIYNGSSSSPSPTTSPSPSPANSTNSSEKENLRCPRCDSPNTKFCYYNNYNLTQPRHFCKTCRRYWTKGGALRNVPIGGGCRKNRSIGGTATSVTPSLGKSTTLAARFKNIPFSDHQLSSSMGGPILWAPSQSSQLLAFLNATAQNPNPNPSSFQMDNSLGKKEDGFMIGSQEPVGLNSRTIGLDPYSNSSSLSSLWMNMNQNQGGILIGEAQHNMSGFQELYQRLRSSTNYNLPDYSSVLFANSGPSPPSSSSAILESAPVIATDHFGFETN, encoded by the coding sequence ATGATTCAAGAGCTATTTGGTACTAATGCTTCTTCTCTTTTAAGGGGAGAAAGAAAGATATCCAATATCCCTACCATCTACAAtggctcttcttcttctccatctCCGACAACGTCGCCTTCTCCATCCCCCGCGAATTCCACAAATTCATCTGAAAAGGAGAACTTGAGGTGCCCGAGATGCGACTCGCCCAACACCAAATTTTGTTACTACAACAACTATAACCTAACTCAGCCCCGCCATTTTTGCAAAACTTGCCGACGTTACTGGACGAAAGGCGGGGCCCTGAGGAATGTTCCAATTGGAGGCGGCTGCAGGAAGAACAGGTCTATCGGTGGTACAGCCACCTCCGTGACGCCCTCTCTAGGGAAGTCCACCACCTTGGCAGCTAGGTTCAAGAACATACCATTCTCCGATCATCAACTTTCATCGAGCATGGGAGGGCCCATACTTTGGGCCCCGAGTCAGAGCTCGCAGTTGCTAGCTTTTCTCAATGCCACCGCccaaaaccctaaccctaatccaAGTTCTTTTCAGATGGATAATTCTCTTGGTAAGAAGGAAGATGGGTTCATGATCGGGTCACAAGAACCGGTAGGGTTGAATTCCCGGACTATAGGGTTGGATCCTTATAGCAATTCATCTTCTTTGAGCTCTTTGTGGATGAACATGAATCAAAATCAAGGTGGGATTTTGATCGGGGAAGCTCAACATAACATGAGTGGTTTTCAAGAGCTATATCAAAGGCTTCGATCATCGACTAATTACAATTTACCGGATTACTCGTCGGTTTTGTTTGCTAACTCCGGTCCTTcaccaccttcttcttcttccgctATTTTGGAGTCAGCTCCGGTCATCGCAACGGATCATTTCGGGTTTGAAACAAACTAG